In Pseudoliparis swirei isolate HS2019 ecotype Mariana Trench chromosome 2, NWPU_hadal_v1, whole genome shotgun sequence, the following are encoded in one genomic region:
- the LOC130201749 gene encoding indian hedgehog B protein-like yields MRISFLLLTASLCAMVLLLAPASEGCGPGRGYGKRRLPKKLIPLAYKQFSPNVAEKTLGASGRPEVKITRNSERFKELTPNYNTDIIFKDEEDTGADRLMTQRCKDKLNSLAISVMNMWPGVKLRVTEGWDEDGHHSEDSLHYEGRSVDITTSDRDRNKYAMLARLAVEAGFDWVYYESKAHIHCSVKSEHSVAAKTGGCFPGDALVILKGGATKQMRDLHPGDHVLASSTTDGHGPLIYSPVSSFLDYQPNATKIFYNIGTNTGLNITLTAAHLIFVTDCIGGLSEPSWKETAEDPLLFFKRWEAGLRTVFASEVHPGQCVLTSQGKVMSQASLSVVTFVEEQGGTGLYAPLTQHGSIVVNGVLASCYAAVNNHHLAHWVLAPLRFFYSLMRPSEPQTDGLHWYPWLLQRLGQTLLGAEHFHPWGNEQGHR; encoded by the exons ATGCggatctccttcctccttctcaccGCCTCTCTGTGTGCCatggtcctcctcctcgcacCTGCCTCGGAAGGCTGCGGGCCGGGGAGAGGGTACGGCAAGAGGCGGCTACCGAAGAAGCTCATCCCGCTTGCTTACAAACAATTTAGCCCCAACGTTGCGGAGAAGACCCTGGGCGCCAGCGGGAGACCCGAGGTCAAAATTACGCGCAACTCCGAGCGCTTTAAAGAACTAACACCGAATTACAACACAGATATCATCTTCAAAGATGAGGAGGACACGGGCGCCGACAGGCTCATGACCCag CGTTGTAAAGACAAGTTAAACTCTCTCGCCATCTCAGTAATGAACATGTGGCCAGGTGTCAAGCTGAGAGTGACGGAGGGCTGGGATGAGGATGGCCATCATTCAGAGGACTCACTGCACTATGAAGGACGTTCTGTCGACATCACAACCTCAGACAG GGACAGAAATAAGTACGCCATGCTGGCCCGGCTGGCCGTAGAAGCTGGATTTGACTGGGTCTACTATGAGTCCAAAGCCCACATTCACTGTAGCGTCAAGTCAG AACATTCTGTGGCAGCCAAAACCGGTGGCTGTTTCCCTGGCGATGCTCTGGTTATTCTCAAGGGCGGGGCTACGAAACAGATGCGTGACCTTCACCCTGGCGACCATGTCTTGGCCTCCTCAACGACAGATGGTCACGGGCCCCTTATCTACAGCCCGGTGTCATCCTTTCTGGACTACCAGCCCAACGCCACAAAGATCTTCTACAATATTGGCACCAACACAGGACTTAATATTACTCTCACAGCCGCTCACCTGATCTTTGTCACAGACTGCATTGGTGGGCTGAGTGAGCCAAGCTGGAAAGAGACAGCTGAAGATCCGCTTTTGTTCTTCAAAAGATGGGAAGCAGGTCTGAGGACAGTGTTTGCCAGTGAGGTCCACCCAGGACAGTGTGTACTTACATCACAAGGGAAAGTGATGTCACAGGCATCACTTTCAGTTGTGACCTTTGTGGAAGAACAAGGGGGCACTGGGTTGTATGCCCCACTAACTCAGCATGGGTCCATAGTCGTGAACGGTGTGCTGGCGTCCTGCTATGCTGCTGTGAACAATCACCATTTGGCCCACTGGGTCCTGGCACCACTGAGGTTCTTTTACAGCTTGATGAGACCTTCAGAACCGCAGACCGACGGCCTGCACTGGTACCCTTGGCTTCTACAGAGGCTGGGGCAAACGCTGTTGGGCGCTGAACACTTCCACCCATGGGGGAATGAGCAAGGACATCGATAG